TCCACCACCGTGGCAGCGGCATTGACCGACCGCGATCCGGAGGTGCGCCGCACGGCCGTGGCGATGGGGCGCGTGTGGGTGGAGGACACGAGCGCGATTGTCCGCTGGCAGTCGCTGCAGGCGGCCCCGACGTGCGACCGCGCTGCGCAACGACTCACCGATGCGAGTGAGCACGTGGTGTTGCTCGCCATCGATCAACTGGGCACGCTCAAGTGCGATGCCACCAAGCTGCGCGCGCTCACCGCCGCCACGACGCCGTGGCGCCAGCGTGCACACGCCACGATGGCCCTCACCAAGGTGGATACGGCCGCCGCCCGCGCGGCGGCCCGAGCGCTCGCCGGGAGCCCCGCCTGGCAGGCCCGCGCCTGGGCGGCGCAGGCGGCGCGCGCTGTGCGCGACTCAGCCACGCTGGCGCGACTCGCGCGTGACGCCGCGCCCAATGTGGCCATTGCCGCGATGAGCACACCGGCCGAGGCGTTGGCCGCCCTGACGCGCGATCACGCCGGGGTCGTGCTCGAAGCCAGCGAGCTGCTCGCCAAACAGCCGGCGTACGACGCGCGGTGGACCGCGCCGCTCGCGAGCGCGTTCGCACGAATTGCGCGTGACCATGGCATGACCTGGCGCGACCCGCTCGTGGGCATCATGAAGGCCATGCGCGGCCGCGATGCCGCCACCCTCAACTGGCTCGGCGCGCGCCTGTATGATCGCGATCCGGGCGTGGCCAAGGCGGCCGCCGATCAGATCAAGACGCTGACCGGATCGGCCGTGGAGCCCGTCACGCGGATGTACACGCCGGCCGCGTTCCCGTCGGCCGTCGAGCTCTTCATGGCCGATTCCGTCGCCGCCGAGATCACGATTCGCGGTAAAGGGACCATGCTGGTGCTGTTGCAGCCGAGTGAGGCACCCATGGCCGTGACGACCTTCGTGCGGATGGCGCGGGCGGGCCGCTATACCGGCAACACCATCCATCGCATCGTCCCCAACTTCGTCGTGCAAGGTGGCAGCCCGGGCGCCGACGAGTACGATCCGGTCACGGCCGACTTCATGCGCGACGAAGTGGGCGGCGAGAACCGCCGCGGCACGTTCGGCATCTCCACGCGCGGTCGTGACACCGGCGATGGCCAGCTCTATATGAACCTCATCTACAACCTGCGACTCGACGGCGACTACACGGTTTTCGGCACGATCGTGCGCGGGCTCGACGTCATGGACCGTATTCAGGAAGGGGATGTGATCAGTGCGATCCGCATCCTGAAGGCCGACCTCGTCCGCGCCGTGAAATGAGACTTCGTGTACTGTTCGCACTCCTCACCGCGACGGCCGCCCTGGCCGACGCGCAAGTCACCGATTCCCTCGCGCTCCGCGGCGCCCGCCACCCGGCACGGTCGACGGCCAACGTGCTGGTCTTCGACCGTGACGGGCAGTTGTACGCGCTCGCGTCGGGAGCAACCGAGGCGACGCGCATCAGCCGCGGCAGTGCGTGGCATCGTGATGCGGCCTTCGCCGGTGCCGTGCTCTACTACGCCTCCGACTCGCTTGGCAACTACGACCTGTGGCGTGTGACGCTGGATGCGCGCGGCATGGCGAGCAGCGCGCCCGAGCGGCTCACGACAAGCCCGCTGCACGACGTGAGCCCCTCGCCGCTCGCCGACGGCCGCGTGGTCTTTCAACGTGGCCTGGGCGGCGACGCGCGACTCTGGGTGCGCGAGGCCGATGGGCGTGAACATCGCCTGGGCACCATGGAGCAGAACGAGCGCCGCCCGCGCGTGAACCGCGACGGGACGCGCGTGGCCTACCTCGTCATCACCGAAACGGGGCGCAAGGCGGTCGTGCGCCCCTTCAGTGGCGGTGGCGAACAGGTGCTGAGTACCGAGGGCTCGCTGGAGGATGTGGCGTGGGCCCCCGATGGACGCGTGGCGCTGTCCACGCGCACCGGGGTGCTCATCGTGCCGACGGACGGCGCACCCTATGCCAATCTTGCCTCGCGTATGCACGGCGATCTCGATTGGTCGCCCGACGGCGCCACGCTCACGATCGCCGAGTTCACCGAGACGGCCGTCGCCTACAATGGCGATCCCGATCGTGGCGTGGACCGCAGCATAAGCGAACGCGGCTCGGCCACCACGCGCGTGTACGCGCTTCCGGCTCCTCCGGCCCCCGATGCCCGTCGGGCCACGCTGACGAGTGCGGTATCCACCGATCGCTCGGCGGCCAACGCGGCGGCCTTCGATCGCGTGTGGAATCGCAGCGATCGGCTGTATTTCAGCGCGCCCGGCGCCGAGGCG
The sequence above is drawn from the Gemmatimonadaceae bacterium genome and encodes:
- a CDS encoding peptidylprolyl isomerase; protein product: MWPILLLTLQAAQPAPPVTRYDVLAAEHLREAGVPVLRQGLQSPDTVVQRLAVRALGRLEKPEYAALLEPLFTSPAASVREAVARAVGQMKAPVVGKALPSERDPDVRGAWYAAAGRAMGASVEWELELVRGLAEQSTMVRRGAVRGLEAMIRLNARTFRPSPETVSELRRVVRETRDSETRLVALLALTGARDRDSTTVAAALTDRDPEVRRTAVAMGRVWVEDTSAIVRWQSLQAAPTCDRAAQRLTDASEHVVLLAIDQLGTLKCDATKLRALTAATTPWRQRAHATMALTKVDTAAARAAARALAGSPAWQARAWAAQAARAVRDSATLARLARDAAPNVAIAAMSTPAEALAALTRDHAGVVLEASELLAKQPAYDARWTAPLASAFARIARDHGMTWRDPLVGIMKAMRGRDAATLNWLGARLYDRDPGVAKAAADQIKTLTGSAVEPVTRMYTPAAFPSAVELFMADSVAAEITIRGKGTMLVLLQPSEAPMAVTTFVRMARAGRYTGNTIHRIVPNFVVQGGSPGADEYDPVTADFMRDEVGGENRRGTFGISTRGRDTGDGQLYMNLIYNLRLDGDYTVFGTIVRGLDVMDRIQEGDVISAIRILKADLVRAVK